tttttatgatctttataactattattttctatatattatacatatatataaatataaaataaaactaatgCCAGTTCCCTACTTTTAATGTACTAAAAATggattattttataaaaattattaacgcAGTCTAAATCAGATGTTAACTATatagtatattattattaaaaataaatcttttttatgaatcattttcactttaaaatatttatttcccGTGGcgtttttattaataatttctttgtatcctttcatttaaatttttctcacaataattttaatatttttaaaaagctGCTTCCCTTTGTTAGACTTAACACTTTAGTATTTCCAAACATTCATTTCGGTAGTATTTTTTGTCATGATAATCATGAACATGAGAAAGGAAAATGTTTATTTCACACAGATGTATAAACggtgtatatattttatccaTTTTACCTCCTTCCGGTAAACTTCTCTCTCCACctaataaaataagttttgTTGTTTAAAAGGTTAAAATACTATAGAAACTATAACTAGTATGAAATTTGtcatcattatttttcttttttattttattttattttttttttaaaaatttttattactactTTTGAAACGAAAtagttaatttaatttttattaacaaccTTTCTTTCAGTATTATTAcctaaaagttatatatatatatcattgttattattttcttctattaatttaatatttgtataaaaaaaagatgacaaatgaaaataatacagttgatatatcaaaaaattgtaCAAATATCATAGAGTAGGTATTATTtgcaaatttttatttatatctatatataatattatttttttagtgaTAACATTTCTGGTATATCTTCACAAAAAGGTTTCATCCGTAGATGGTTACCTTCTTTTAATCTTAATATACTTAATTCATCTAAGTCATTTTGTTGTAGAAGAAATAATTCAACATTTATCATAGAGGTTCCATTAAGAAAAGATATGATGAATATTTTTGAGGATCAACTATTAAATGACAGGACAGTCAAGACAAATCCATCATTAAATGATCGCCGTCGAacattattgataaaaaaaaacacaaaAGATGAAAATTTTGGATTTACAATACAGTCATATCTATTAAAAAGAGATGGATCTGATGAGGTGGAGCCGATAACATACATAGATTCTGTTAGAAAAAGTAGTCCTGCTTCAAGAGCAGGTCTTATTGCAGGAGACGTTATCGTTGCTATCAATGGTAAAATTGTTATTGATTACACTCATGATCAATTAAAAGACCTAATTACATCATTAACACAAATGCGTGTAATAGtagtttttgaaaatatgCAAAAACGTATTGACTTATCTAAAAGGCAAATAGAATTAGAGCATATATTAGAATCAAAATTAGGAGAACTTGATCAATTGGAAATAgaggaaaaaaatatatatcttaacGCAAcagaaaaaagatttaatttttcaaaatcacAAATTTCAATGTCATCAAATGGATCATCAAGTAAAGATTCTGCTATTGGTGGATCAGTTAAAAGTGatttaatatcaaatacATGTACATCAATATCCTCAAATAATTCAATATCATCATATCAAAAGATTACCATACCATCTGCTACTAGGGAAGTTTGTTATAATTCAAAGATATCATTAGAAGGAGAATCAGATGAATCAAACGTGTAATGAAAAATGGTACTATCAATTTAGTATTTTCTAGGATTTTGGGTATAAACTATATTTattagaattattatttttttttattttgccaaaattatatattaatatatttaagttATATAAACTTATTTCATTGATCTCagttatcatttttatgttaCCAAATGTCTtagtataaaattgtttgtttttacattttgttaaattttattctcGTGACATTATTCCACTGATAATGTCTCGTcgtatatattattattattatgatttgatataaatattttttcttgaattagaataaatattttattttattgtaaaaatggTGATATTAAGGAAAGGATTGTCAACAAGATTTGCTTcaagtttttttatatatcaacATCAAAAAATTCCTTCTAGTATTAGATTAGCACTACTATCAACATCTGTTCATCACATGTCTCCTAAAAAGTTGTCTCAAGAACCTGATGG
This Strongyloides ratti genome assembly S_ratti_ED321, chromosome : 2 DNA region includes the following protein-coding sequences:
- a CDS encoding PDZ domain and LETM1-like domain-containing protein, with product MTNENNTVDISKNCTNIIDDNISGISSQKGFIRRWLPSFNLNILNSSKSFCCRRNNSTFIIEVPLRKDMMNIFEDQLLNDRTVKTNPSLNDRRRTLLIKKNTKDENFGFTIQSYLLKRDGSDEVEPITYIDSVRKSSPASRAGLIAGDVIVAINGKIVIDYTHDQLKDLITSLTQMRVIVVFENMQKRIDLSKRQIELEHILESKLGELDQLEIEEKNIYLNATEKRFNFSKSQISMSSNGSSSKDSAIGGSVKSDLISNTCTSISSNNSISSYQKITIPSATREVCYNSKISLEGESDESNVKGLSTRFASSFFIYQHQKIPSSIRLALLSTSVHHMSPKKLSQEPDGILNKCKKSFEMNFPTMYAFQKHLFDGCKSCVSDLKMYNNLRKRQKNNEKSLEDFDKKELECLIKTSSDRTKLYLIAFVAVLPLTIYPLALAIVFLPRISVTHHFWTKKNYKNFFSINVALKYNLHYDSLLSGIKIKESSNLPLKFCEINKDLINIPKLEEMDFEQRFNLSLFHQVSLFNAINNLKEKSFLIYCLDNKLREELNLNVDKMNEEEVIMQLYMRKIYFENTDNVEVLKKKLKEWLKYSGNFYIKGHESFLLYAPIIEKGSSC